In a single window of the Raphanus sativus cultivar WK10039 chromosome 9, ASM80110v3, whole genome shotgun sequence genome:
- the LOC108839008 gene encoding beta-1,3-galactosyltransferase 7 isoform X2, with protein sequence MRNKVSRRVISLRWVPFICISFFVLGAIFTSRSWEEPSSDSGSQLISQRHRDQELQIVSDDCAHKKKAATQEKDVIDQVLKTHQAIESLDKSVTRASQETVDGSETLSSSLTGANPKKKVFMVMGINTAFSSRRRRDSLRGTWMPQGEKLEKLEKEKGIVIKFMIGHSATSNSILDRAIDSEDAQHKDFLRLEHVEGYHELSAKTKIFFSTAVARWDAEFYIKVDDDVHVNLGMLASTLARHRSKPRVYIGCMKSGPVLAQKTVKYHEPEYWKFGEEGNKYFRHASGQIYAISKDLAKYISINQPILHKYANEDVSLGSWFIGLEVEHIDDRNFCCGTPPDCRWKAEAGDVCVASFEWSCSGICKSVERMKMVHEVCSEGEEAVWNALL encoded by the exons ATGAGGAACAAAGTCTCGAGGAGAGTCATCTCTCTCAGATGGGTTCCGTTCATCTGCATCTCTTTCTTCGTCCTCGGAGCCATCTTCACCTCCAG gTCATGGGAGGAGCCGTCGTCTGATTCCGGCAGTCAGCTGATCTCACAGCGTCATCGTGACCAAGAACTCCAGATTGTATCTGACGATTGTGCTCATAAGAAA AAAGCAGCTACACAAGAAAAAGATGTAATTGACCAAGTTTTGAAAACTCACCAAGCAATAGA GTCTTTGGATAAGTCAGTCACAAGAGCCTCACAAGAGACGGTTGATGGCTCGGAAACACTTTCTTCCTCTTTAACCGGAGCAAACCCGAAGAAGAAAGTGTTCATGGTTATGGGAATCAATACTGCATTTAGCAGTAGAAGACGGCGTGATTCCCTCAGGGGAACATGGATGCCTCAag GGGAGAAGCTAGAGAAACTGGAGAAAGAGAAAGGGATTGTCATCAAGTTCATGATTGGACACAGTGCAACCTCAAATAGTATACTGGATAGAGCTATTGATTCAGAAGATGCTCAACACAAAGACTTTCTTAGGCTG GAGCATGTTGAAGGATATCACGAACTCTCagcaaaaaccaaaatattcttTTCCACAGCAGTAGCTAGATGGGATGCAGAGTTCTATATCAAGGTTGATGATGATGTTCACGTTAATCTCg GTATGCTAGCTTCCACACTTGCTCGTCACCGCTCTAAGCCAAGAGTCTACATCGGTTGTATGAAATCAGGACCTGTTCTTGCTCAAAA GACAGTGAAGTACCATGAACCTGAGTACTGGAAGTTTGGAGAGGAAGGTAACAAGTACTTTCGACATGCTTCGGGACAGATCTACGCCATCTCCAAGGATCTTGCCAAATACATATCCATCAACCA GCCAATATTGCATAAGTATGCAAATGAAGATGTGTCATTAGGGTCATGGTTTATTGGACTTGAGGTTGAACATATTGATGACAGAAACTTCTGTTGTGGGACTCCTCCAG ATTGTAGATGGAAGGCAGAGGCGGGTGATGTATGTGTGGCGTCGTTCGAGTGGAGCTGCAGTGGTATTTGCAAGTCGGTAGAGAGGATGAAGATGGTCCATGAAGTTTGtagtgaaggagaagaagctgttTGGAATGCTCTTCTCTAA
- the LOC108839008 gene encoding beta-1,3-galactosyltransferase 7 isoform X1, whose product MRNKVSRRVISLRWVPFICISFFVLGAIFTSRSWEEPSSDSGSQLISQRHRDQELQIVSDDCAHKKKAATQEKDVIDQVLKTHQAIDVDRSLDKSVTRASQETVDGSETLSSSLTGANPKKKVFMVMGINTAFSSRRRRDSLRGTWMPQGEKLEKLEKEKGIVIKFMIGHSATSNSILDRAIDSEDAQHKDFLRLEHVEGYHELSAKTKIFFSTAVARWDAEFYIKVDDDVHVNLGMLASTLARHRSKPRVYIGCMKSGPVLAQKTVKYHEPEYWKFGEEGNKYFRHASGQIYAISKDLAKYISINQPILHKYANEDVSLGSWFIGLEVEHIDDRNFCCGTPPDCRWKAEAGDVCVASFEWSCSGICKSVERMKMVHEVCSEGEEAVWNALL is encoded by the exons ATGAGGAACAAAGTCTCGAGGAGAGTCATCTCTCTCAGATGGGTTCCGTTCATCTGCATCTCTTTCTTCGTCCTCGGAGCCATCTTCACCTCCAG gTCATGGGAGGAGCCGTCGTCTGATTCCGGCAGTCAGCTGATCTCACAGCGTCATCGTGACCAAGAACTCCAGATTGTATCTGACGATTGTGCTCATAAGAAA AAAGCAGCTACACAAGAAAAAGATGTAATTGACCAAGTTTTGAAAACTCACCAAGCAATAGA TGTTGACAGGTCTTTGGATAAGTCAGTCACAAGAGCCTCACAAGAGACGGTTGATGGCTCGGAAACACTTTCTTCCTCTTTAACCGGAGCAAACCCGAAGAAGAAAGTGTTCATGGTTATGGGAATCAATACTGCATTTAGCAGTAGAAGACGGCGTGATTCCCTCAGGGGAACATGGATGCCTCAag GGGAGAAGCTAGAGAAACTGGAGAAAGAGAAAGGGATTGTCATCAAGTTCATGATTGGACACAGTGCAACCTCAAATAGTATACTGGATAGAGCTATTGATTCAGAAGATGCTCAACACAAAGACTTTCTTAGGCTG GAGCATGTTGAAGGATATCACGAACTCTCagcaaaaaccaaaatattcttTTCCACAGCAGTAGCTAGATGGGATGCAGAGTTCTATATCAAGGTTGATGATGATGTTCACGTTAATCTCg GTATGCTAGCTTCCACACTTGCTCGTCACCGCTCTAAGCCAAGAGTCTACATCGGTTGTATGAAATCAGGACCTGTTCTTGCTCAAAA GACAGTGAAGTACCATGAACCTGAGTACTGGAAGTTTGGAGAGGAAGGTAACAAGTACTTTCGACATGCTTCGGGACAGATCTACGCCATCTCCAAGGATCTTGCCAAATACATATCCATCAACCA GCCAATATTGCATAAGTATGCAAATGAAGATGTGTCATTAGGGTCATGGTTTATTGGACTTGAGGTTGAACATATTGATGACAGAAACTTCTGTTGTGGGACTCCTCCAG ATTGTAGATGGAAGGCAGAGGCGGGTGATGTATGTGTGGCGTCGTTCGAGTGGAGCTGCAGTGGTATTTGCAAGTCGGTAGAGAGGATGAAGATGGTCCATGAAGTTTGtagtgaaggagaagaagctgttTGGAATGCTCTTCTCTAA